Part of the Solanum pennellii chromosome 10, SPENNV200 genome is shown below.
tTCCTAAACAGCgaattaattgaatttgataATCAATGGCGGATGCTAGCAAAAAGAGGGACATTGGATGGAATTATGGCACTCAAGGAGCGACGAAAGATTCGGTCACTTGTAACTTTTGTGGGAGTACTTTCAATGGTGGAATAACGCGACACAAACAACATTTAGTGGGTGGTTTCAAAAATGTTAAACAATGTGCCGCTTGTCCGTCGGAAATTAGAGAAGAAATAAGGGCTTATATGCAAAACAAAATAGCTAATAATCCCAAATTTCAAATGAGGCAACCGGAAGAATTTGTTGATATTGATGATCTTGATGAAATGGATGATTATGCGGAAATGAGGCCTCCCTCCAAAACTCAAAAGATATCTTCTAGTGGAGGTTCATCCACCGCACGGAGTGTGACGAAAGGACCTTTGAACCtctatttttcacaaaaatcaacacaaaaagGAGGCTTAGAAAAAGGAGGAGGAATcgaagaaacaaagaaaattctaaGAGAGCGTGCGGTAAGTGCTTTTGCAATTTGGATGTATGATGCCGGGCTCCCTTTTAATTGCGTCAATCACAAATCATTCGATAAATTTATTGAGGCGGTTGGACAACATGGCCCCGGAATGAAGCCTCCTACATTCCATGAAGTTAGAGTCACTCACCTTAAAAAAGAGGTGgataaagtagaaaaaattgTTGAGGAGCATAAAGTGCAATGGACAAAGTTTGGTTGTTCCATTATGATGGACAAATGGACGGCACGAAATGGCaaaatgatcatcaatattttggtgaattcTCCAATCGGTAGTGTATTTCTTGGTTCGGTTGATGCTAGCAATGAATCTACCgattccaccaaaatgtacaaGTTATTTGAAAGCACTATCGAAAGAATTGGACCGGAAAAAGTGGTACAAATTGTCACCGATAATGCTAGTGAGAATGTCAAAGCGGGAAGTATGATAATGGGTGCGTATCCACACATTTATTGGACTCCATGTGCCGCTCATTGCATCAACTTGATATTTGGTGACATATTCAAGGTTAAGCCATATGCTTCCGGTAATCAAGCTATCCTTTAACTTTATTAAGTTTCTTTATAGTCAATAGTCAATAGTCAATACTCAATAATTTATTAgctactaattaatttaatttaatctttCTATAACAGTTTTTAAGAAGGCCATCAGAATCCATTCTTACATTAGTCAAAGGCCATTGTTGTTAAACTTGATGAGAAAATTCACCAAAGAAAGAAATTTGGTGAAACCGGCCAAGACAAGATTTGCAACGGCATTCTTAACTTTGAGAGCTATgtacattcaaagaaaaaacttgaaaactttagtcCTCTCAACCGAATGGAATTCAAGCAAATTTGCAAAGGAAACTTCGGGGAAAGAAGTTGCCAATCTTCTTATTTCTATCCACTTTTGGAATGATGTTGTTCGGGCACTTACAGTTTGTAGCCCTTTGACAAAAGTGCTTCGTTTGGTGGATGGGGAGAAAAAACCACCAATGGGTTATATTTATGAGGCAATGGATAGAGCCAAAGAAGCTATTGCACATGGTTTTCGTGGAGTTCAGAAGCATTATGAGAAAGTGTTTCAAATTATTGATGCAAGGTGGTCAGAACAACTCCATCGGCCTTTGCATGCTGCAGGCCATGTTTTGAACCCAGGATTATATTATAAAGCTGAAGAAGAGGGAACTTTATTACAGAGTTTGTGGACCGAGTATTATGCATGTGTTGAGAAGTTGGTCCGTGATACAACAATACAAGATGCACTAATCGCTGAGCTTCCTAAGTACAAAATGGCGGATGGACTATTTGGTTGTGGTCCGGCTAAAAGAGCTAGAGACACAAGGTCACCGGGTAAGTGGGTTGATTTAGATCTTACATTCTTACTTATATTATTTGACTTACTTATAGTCACTaacctttaaatttattttattatagttgaATGGTGGTCACTATTTGGTAGTGAAACACCAAACTTGCAAAAGTTTGCCATGAAAGTGTTAAGCCTAACTTGTAGCTCATCTGGATGTGAGCGAAATTGGAGTGTGTTTGAACACgtaagtaaaaatttatatcctatttttcatattatattattatcaatatcAACTAGTTAATATCAATAACTTATGCACAGATTCATTCCAAAAAGAGGAATAGGCTTACACTATCGCGTCTCAATGATCTAGTGTACATTAAGTACAATAGAACATTGAAACGCCGTTATGATGCTCGTGATCTTATTGATCCAATTCGCTTGGATAACATAGATGATTCCAACGAATGGTTAGTTGGATGCCCCGAAGATCAAGATGATGAACTAGTATATGAGGATGATGATCTTACTTGGGGTAGTGTTGCTACGGCAATTGGAGCGGACGAGAGTATCTATCATCTTAGGGGACTTTCTTCAAGATCAACAGTACTTGACAAGGGCAAAGGAGTAGAAAGTACATCTTTAAGTTCATCTTCAAGTAGGACTCGGacactaattgatgaagaatacgaggaggaagaagatgaagagcaATATAATGATGTAGAAGATTTTGATCTTCAAGAGTTGgataattttgaagaagaatagaCTTTTAAAGTTTTggtttattgtattttgaattgtttggtCTTTAAAGTTTTAGACATTCTATTggtttttgaattgaatatttgctaatatgtgttattgctattaagactttggataaaatatgcaattaaatatttttaatttttggtattaattggcgCCTTTATTCAAAAAGGCAAGCGCCTCGCCGCTCGCCTCGCCGCGTGGCGAGGCAGGCCCTTGTCGCCTTTTGTCGCCTCTCGCCGTCCACAACACTGGTCTCAAGTGGTCATGCAATTGAAATCAGAATACTCATATTGCCAATTCAATATGCTTGTTAAACATTGGATTTGATGCAATGTGAAGTTCGGGATGCTTTATGCTCCGGGCTACCCTTTTTATGTTAAGATCAAATCAATATCTACAGCAccagaaaaagagaaaaagcaGGAAAGAAAGATTAGAAAAGCTTACTAAATCAGCAAGATTTCCAACGCATTCCCCCTTAGCTGTTACATCCCCAATATTTTCCCCTTTAGCGAAGGCCTTATATATAGGAGTACGAGTTGAAGTAGAAGTGACAGCACCTACATTCTGCACGTGATTCAAGATAAACCTTGAGGGCTTAGCTAACTATATGTCCATGCAACgggaaaaaatatggaaaaaagaGGACAGTGGCAAACCTTTGCGACATTCGCAGCACAGGCTAAAGGAAGAAAAAACTGCGGCACGACAGCAGTTACCAGTTCAACACCAGCTCCCAACTCCATCAGAAGATCACCCGCGAACCTTAGCTGAAGGGCAACATATTGAAACAAGCATTATAAGGAATATGAACAAGTTTAACAAAATTACAAGTTAAAGATCAAGCCTTACCCATCCCATAGCCCAAAccaagaaaacaaaatataaacaaaaaaaaacacaaaacaaaccaaaagaaaatttaGAGAGGAAACAATGGAGCATACCTGTTTTAGATCATAATCGAATTTCTTTCCCTGCCGTGCATAAAGCATCTTCCCCACCCGACCAGCACCATCCTGAAAATTGCATACACCCTCCAGTTTGAATTCATGGAACATGAAAGGAGCTGTTTCTATAATCCATTTTGAGCTCAAGGAATATCATAAACATGTAACAGTTAAAAGAATGAGCGCATATCTGATTTGGGATTATTCAACGCTGAGAGAATCAGAAGCAACAGAACAGTCTTAAACATAGATCTTGAGCATTCTTGACTTCTTTAGATACATAAAGACCCCACTACATACACACAGAGAGAGACACTCAAGCCAGAAACAATTAAAACTAAAGGTTTTTTTCCTCGTTTGCTGTCTCGTCACAATTTTCAGGATGGATTTGATTCAGATTATGAAGCTATCCTAGAAAATAATTCCACATGATTGAATGGGCGCTCCTGCCTCTCAGtcagaaaaaattaaagaaagtatCTGCTTTTTGGGTGACAGGGATTGTAGGATAATGTTTCATCTCATATGGTGACCAATGGCAGCAAGAACAACCAATCTATAGATATTGGGAAAACTTATGAAATTATAAGACCGTAAAAAGGATTAGTGGCTGCTGggagaaacaaaaagaaaactgCTGAATTGTGTGAACCGCCTCATCTAAAAGTTAAACTGATAGAGAAGGGACACATTTATTTATCCTACTATGCAATACGCTCCGGCACATGTAGGCCTATTGTTTTAGGCCAAGCACGTGCCAATATTTTTGTCGATAAGTAAGATAGAGACTCTAATTTGTCAGCTCATGTAGCATCAAATTGTGAGAAccaaatcatctaaaaagttcAAGCTCAAGAAGGAAAaacatttgtttattttaagtctgtaacaaaaataatacttgTTATTAGGATCTTTGGGAAAATATTGGACTTTGTTGGCATATAAATAGCTTTAAATACACATGTATCTGATATGCAGACTCAAATGCCAAATTGACAACCCAACTCACAAAACTTATTCCAACTTTTTGCATAATATTTTCCACATTCTTATATCAAGTCCCAACTCTAAGTAAAATGTCAAGAGAGAGAATGCAGACAATGTTAAAGACTCCATCTGTACCTTGAGAATCCAGTTAATGGCTACAGCACCAGGGGTAGTTCTATGTTTGGAGACTCCTACTGAATTTAAGAGTGTTTGTGTCGTAAAAACTCCCATTGCACCACCAAAGAAGTGCTACAAGTGGAAATCAAGAGGTAGTTGGTTAATAACCACAACATGTTATGAAAGATTAGCCAAAAGAGCAATCAAGACAGAGCATTTATTTTGTTGCTGTATACCTTTAGTGCCCTCCATGTCATGTATGGTACATAAGAAGGTGTAACACTGTCAGGAAAACCTTCTGGAACCACATAGGATCTTATGAATGACATGAACTCCTGCACCACGTGTACAATAggaacattaaaaaaatacatttcgAATAGAGAATCTTTGTCTATTAAGATTCATGCACAATTTCTTTACTCACACGCACAATGACCATCTTACAATATACTACTAGGCACTCCTCATAGAGACGTACTTTAGTAGCTTACAGAAATTATAAAACAAGAGAAAATGTTCTGATGATTACACCAGAGAAAACCCTTCCACTTTGCTGAAAATATGCCTAATGTTGGAATTTCAGCAGCGTACACTGTATAAACAATGTGCTCATGAAACAATTTAGAGAACTTCTGCTAtagcaattttgatttttagctCACTCGCTAGTTCACCACTTGATCACTTAAGGTCAACTGAAAATTCCTTTCAACATATTTCTCCAACTATTTGAATTATTATAGACAAAGACTATATATTCTTCACCAGAAATTTGAAACTACTAGACGCATAATATAGTTCTTGTTCATTGATGTGAAAGCCATGATACTGTAATCTTCCTCATTTAAGAATCTTAAACAAAAGttctcattt
Proteins encoded:
- the LOC107002444 gene encoding uncharacterized protein LOC107002444, yielding MADASKKRDIGWNYGTQGATKDSVTCNFCGSTFNGGITRHKQHLVGGFKNVKQCAACPSEIREEIRAYMQNKIANNPKFQMRQPEEFVDIDDLDEMDDYAEMRPPSKTQKISSSGGSSTARSVTKGPLNLYFSQKSTQKGGLEKGGGIEETKKILRERAVSAFAIWMYDAGLPFNCVNHKSFDKFIEAVGQHGPGMKPPTFHEVRVTHLKKEVDKVEKIVEEHKVQWTKFGCSIMMDKWTARNGKMIINILVNSPIGSVFLGSVDASNESTDSTKMYKLFESTIERIGPEKVVQIVTDNASENVKAGSMIMGAYPHIYWTPCAAHCINLIFGDIFKVKPYASVFKKAIRIHSYISQRPLLLNLMRKFTKERNLVKPAKTRFATAFLTLRAMYIQRKNLKTLVLSTEWNSSKFAKETSGKEVANLLISIHFWNDVVRALTVCSPLTKVLRLVDGEKKPPMGYIYEAMDRAKEAIAHGFRGVQKHYEKVFQIIDARWSEQLHRPLHAAGHVLNPGLYYKAEEEGTLLQSLWTEYYACVEKLVRDTTIQDALIAELPKYKMADGLFGCGPAKRARDTRSPVEWWSLFGSETPNLQKFAMKVLSLTCSSSGCERNWSVFEHIHSKKRNRLTLSRLNDLVYIKYNRTLKRRYDARDLIDPIRLDNIDDSNEWLVGCPEDQDDELVYEDDDLTWGSVATAIGADESIYHLRGLSSRSTVLDKGKGVESTSLSSSSSRTRTLIDEEYEEEEDEEQYNDVEDFDLQELDNFEEE